One part of the Lotus japonicus ecotype B-129 chromosome 2, LjGifu_v1.2 genome encodes these proteins:
- the LOC130738567 gene encoding CDT1-like protein a, chloroplastic: MDPQTCEQSANEYDSSDFKSEKILQAVDKPIMCPTPEKKIEPLPVKSKDEQTQLPEKYRTIADLFRHLSCSLRLLHLHKKPQTFQNICKQVEVLAERKFSYAHLARMKYILPEGILVDKVLVHDKKSLCMKPDIKITLVFDVVEEHCELSADMALRRYFNSRLIDYFKMHPEAADIPEAILPEPCGQRSCHLISEDFPVISSTALSSTSNQIEQSPEKFNLYPSFTRHFSQKIVADQTEKVHDLSSTKTCLSSDVSDCPDIPECERKGQKECAALSDHLNTERGQQKESFSICYQPSVTNTPVRMFGHSVSHGNSESPEVKMVSCVDSFVIETPAQSAPGRLLPVSDDKLQNMTYPKSTSCSKTAKRVLDFSGMEGNEGLDNRVDISESSSATHEFHGIPQPSISFSEDCNSFDSVALPLEVEESLGYSFEKTDQNQGGLGNKNISSLVDMVNVIGSIFQSVKRTPITKEELLQKIIMNSLDFDEIGEVEKQIEILEKLVPDWICKKLVSSGDVMYSIKKVSDLDSVRSRLFSNVTVGIE; encoded by the exons ATGGATCCACAAACGTGTGAGCAATCCGCAAACGAATACGATTCTTCAGATTTCAAGTCTGAGAAGATTCTCCAAGCTGTTGATAAACCAATCATGTGCCCCACTCCTGAGAAGAAGATCGAACCCTTACCAGTCAAATCCAAGGATGAACAAACACAGCTTCCAGAAAA ATACAGGACCATTGCTGATTTGTTTAGACATTTGAGTTGTTCACTTAGATTGCTGCATCTGCACAAAAAGCCTCAAActtttcaaaatatttgcaAACAGGTCGAAGTTCTTGCGGAAAG AAAATTCTCCTATGCTCATCTTGCACGGATGAAGTATATACTTCCTGAAGGCATACTCGTAGATAAGGTGCTTGTTCATGATAAGAAGAGCTTGTGTATGAAGCCAGATATTAAGATTACCTTGGTATTTGATGTTGTTGAAGAACACTGCGAACTGTCTGCTGATATGGCTCTTCGACGATATTTTAATTCTAGACTGATTGATTATTTCAAAATGCACCCTGag GCTGCTGATATTCCAGAGGCCATACTACCAGAACCCTGTGGCCAAAGAAGTTGTCACTTGATTTCGGAGGATTTCCCTGTAATTTCTTCGACAGCACTTTCCTCAACTTCCAACCAAATTGAACAGTCCCCTGAGAAGTTCAATTTGTATCCATCTTTTACAAGACATTTTTCTCAGAAGATTGTTGCTGACCAGACAGAAAAGGTTCATGACCTTTCATCCACTAAAACTTGTCTGTCATCTGATGTGTCTGATTGTCCTGACATCCCAGAATGTGAAAGAAAAGGGCAGAAAGAATGTGCAGCATTATCTGATCATTTGAATACAGAAAGAGGGCAGCAGAAGGAATCATTTTCAATATGTTATCAACCTAGTGTTACTAATACACCAGTTCGTATGTTTGGACATTCTGTTAGTCACGGAAATTCTGAAAGCCCTGAGGTGAAAATGGTCTCTTGCGTTGATAGTTTTGTGATAGAGACACCTGCACAATCAGCACCTGGGAGATTGTTGCCCGTTTCTGATGATAAGCTTCAAAACATGACTTACCCAAAGTCTACATCATGTTCTAAGACTGCAAAAAGAGTGCTTGACTTTTCAGGCATGGAAGGCAATGAAGGATTGGACAATAGAGTAGACATCTCAGAATCTAGCAGCGCTACACATGAATTTCATGGCATCCCTCAACCAAGCATAAGTTTTTCTGAGGATTGCAATTCTTTTGATTCTGTTGCTCTGCCTCTGGAG GTAGAGGAGAGCCTTGGTTACTCTTTTGAGAAAACTGACCAAAATCAAGGTGGTTTAGGGAATAAAAACATATCATCATTGGTGGATATGGTTAATGTGATTGGATCTATATTTCAATCTGTTAAAAGAACTCCAATCACAAAAGAGGAGCTCCTGCAAAAGATAATTATGAACAGTTTGGATTTTGATGAGATTG GAGAAGTTGAAAAACAGATTGAGATTCTGGAAAAGTTGGTGCCGGACTGGatttgcaagaagttggtttcTTCTGGAGATGTTATGTACAG CATCAAGAAAGTGTCAGATTTGGACTCAGTTCGATCAAGGCTCTTCAGTAATGTGACCGTAGGAATTGAGTAA